Proteins from a genomic interval of Salinarchaeum sp. Harcht-Bsk1:
- a CDS encoding ATPase domain-containing protein yields MRVATGVPGFDTLVEGGLLTNRLYIVSGPPGSGKSTFASQFVTKGAIDGQTSLFLSLHETSEELVQDMSRYEFGFDKAVSSGRVKFLNVFDSEAKRLLAPSSRSGGDFPDNVENMTNQIVSFVDSKDIDRLVIDSAMLLEYYFSDDLDDFIKFLTALKRADATTIVISEMTDPTSYSDEHYLAHGVFFMHNYLEEGGMQRGVQIIKMRGTDIDSNIHAARFSDRGLRVDPDQILGE; encoded by the coding sequence ATGCGCGTCGCTACTGGGGTCCCCGGCTTCGACACGCTGGTCGAGGGCGGGTTGCTCACGAACAGGCTCTATATCGTCAGTGGACCGCCGGGAAGTGGGAAGTCGACGTTCGCCTCGCAGTTCGTCACGAAGGGTGCGATCGACGGCCAGACCTCGCTCTTTCTCAGTCTCCACGAGACGAGCGAGGAGCTCGTCCAGGACATGTCCCGGTACGAGTTCGGCTTCGACAAGGCCGTCAGCTCGGGCCGGGTGAAGTTCCTCAACGTCTTCGACAGCGAGGCCAAGCGCTTGCTCGCGCCCTCCTCGCGCTCTGGCGGGGACTTCCCCGACAACGTCGAGAACATGACCAACCAGATCGTCTCCTTCGTCGACTCGAAGGACATCGATCGGCTGGTCATCGACTCCGCGATGCTCCTCGAGTACTACTTCTCGGACGACCTCGACGACTTCATCAAGTTCCTCACGGCGCTCAAGCGAGCGGACGCGACGACGATCGTCATCTCGGAGATGACCGATCCGACCTCCTACTCCGACGAGCACTATCTCGCTCACGGGGTCTTCTTCATGCACAACTACCTGGAGGAAGGCGGGATGCAACGCGGCGTCCAGATCATCAAGATGCGTGGGACCGACATCGACAGCAACATCCACGCCGCACGGTTCTCGGACCGGGGCCTCCGCGTCGACCCCGACCAGATCCTCGGTGAGTGA